One part of the Humulus lupulus chromosome 9, drHumLupu1.1, whole genome shotgun sequence genome encodes these proteins:
- the LOC133799956 gene encoding uncharacterized protein LOC133799956, translating to MEVNQIINRALNEVLSLKASEDRHAEELKTTEVKYTEELKAAEAKYTEKIEAAEKKNAELLKYKAKLAKELKQHHASLTKAIETKEKYKEASLLNFKEASKLQDDLVINRKETERLEERVKELEETNASNLESYKEATFKCFYTFWKHNRGVDFSSLSECMRQSEISRCLTRLEEEERAKVPASPEISFATGIDGVEGEIGASVDQQTPHDPPAS from the exons ATGGAGGTCAACCAGATCATTAACCGTGCGCTGAACGAAGTGCTTAGC CTTAAAGCGTCTGAGGATAGACACGCTGAGGAACTTAAGACGACTGAGGTCAAATACACCGAGGAGCTTAAGGCGGCTGAGGCTAAATACACCGAAAAAATTGAAGCAGCTGAGAAGAAAAATGCTGAATTGCTCAAATATAAGGCTAAGCTGGCCAAAGAGCTGAAACAACATCATGCTAGCTTGACCAAAGCCATTGAAActaaagagaagtacaaggaggcatCTTTGCTTAATTTCAAGGAAGCCTCTAAGCTTCAAGATGATCTGGTCATCAACAGAAAGGAGACTGAGAGGTTGGAGGAACGcgtcaaagagctcgaggagaccaatgccaGTAACCTGGAGAGCTACAAGGAAGCCACTTTTAAATGCTTCTATacgttctggaagcacaaccgcgGGGTGGACTTCAGCTCTCTATCAGAGTGTATGAGGCAGTCTGAGATAAGCAGGTGCCTGACTcgccttgaagaggaggagagagcGAAAGTTCCAGCCTCCCCTGAAATCTCCTTCGCTACAGGCATTGATGGCGTAGAAGGGGAAATTGGGGCCTCCGTTGACCAGCAAACTCCTCACGATCCTCCTGCTTCAtaa